CCGACGCAGGGCGGCGAGCCGCCCCAGGTCACCGGCGGCGGCCAGGGCGAGCGCGGAGTGGAGGGCGACGAACGGGGTCTCCGGCCGGTCGACGAGACCCGGCCCCGCGGCATCCAGCACGCTCTGGACGGGCGGGGGCGCGGACTCCCCGACGAAGGCCGACCCGCCCGTGGCGGCGTCCCAGTCGGAGGTCGTGATGCGCCAGCGCCACAGCAGCGACGCCGAGTCGACGAGGGCGCGCACCCCGGTGACCGTGGGCGGCGCCAGCTGGCTGTAGTAGCGCCGGCGCACCGCCTCCGTGTCGCCGGTGGCGAGCTCGTGCAGGGCAGCGTGCCACGAGAAGTGCGCCCGGTGCGACGCCTCCCGGCCGCTCTCGGCCACCCAGTGGTCGAGCCAGACACGACCCGCCTCGTGCCGACCGGTCTCGTACAGGACGTGGGTCTGGGCGTGCACGGCGTGACCCGACGACGGCTCGCAGAAGAGGGCGCTCTCGGCGAGCAGGCCGGCCTCCTCGAAACGGCCCTGGTCCTGCCGCGTGAAGGCGAGCAGCGAGATGTACCACCAGTGGTCGCCGTAGGCCGGGGCGAGTCCGTCGACGAGGTCCCACGCCTCCTGCTGGATGTCGGTGACCCCGGAGAAGGCGATGGTCGGCACCGCCGCGGACACCGCGAGGACGTCACGCGGATGCCGGGCGATGTGGTTCATCAGCGCCCGTGCGCCCTCGTGGCGGGTGTCGTCGACCCGGCGGCCGACGACGTCGACGAGGCTGCGTTCACGGTCGTCACCGCGGCGCAGCACCGCCCGCCGCGCGGCCTGCAGCGACGCGTCGACGTCGGTGTCGGCCCCCGCCTCGTGCCCGAGCATGGCGAGCGCCGCGTGGGCGAGGGCGAAGTCGGGGTCGAGGGCCGCCGCCTCGCGCAGCAGCTCCTCCCCGCCCGACTGCAGACGCATGACGCGCTCCAGCCCGGCGTTGTACCGGGTGGCGGCCTCGGCCGTCGTCGACAGTGGCAGGCCGAGGGGGTCGCGCGGCCGGGCCACAGGGTGCTGGCCGCTCACGAGCCGGCCGTCCTCGAGCCGGCGGGGCTGGGGCGCGACGGCGTCGAGCACCGCGACGGCGACGGCCACGGCCTGGCTGCGGATCTCGGGCACGGCCGTCGACTCCCACAGCTCGCCGCGGCGCAGCGCCCCGAGCGTCCACACCGGGGCGTCGGCGCGGCCGGTCGAGTCGAGCAGGCGAGCGTCGCGGGTTCGCAGGCCCATCCCGGCGGTGGCGGTGCGCGCCAGGGCCACCCCGCCCCGCGGGGTCAGCAGGTCGTCGAGCAGCGGGTCTGCGAGCCGGGTCACGTCGAGGGCCGGCCCCGTGCAGTTGACCACCCAGCCCGCCTCGACGGAGCTCCCGTCGTCGAGCGTGACCCGCAGGCCGCCGGTCGGCAGCGGCTCGGCGTCGGTCACCCGGCCCGTGCGCTGCTCGAGACGACCGGCGTCGGCGAGCCCGCGCAGCACGGCCGCCGAGCTCGGCGGCATCCGGTGGCGGTGACGGTTCCAGCGGCCGGCGTCATGGGCGAGGAACGCGGCGCGGTCGGCCTCCGACAGGCGCTGCCACAGCTCGCTGACGCGGAAGCGCAGGCCGTCCATCGCCGGGCGCCAGTCACCCGTGGAGCCCGACACCCGCCCGACGTACCTCTCGACGTGGCGGCGCAGCTCGTCGAGGGTGCCGCCCCAGTCGTCGACGTCGGGGATGGCGGCGAGCTGCTGTTCCTCGGCGTGCACCGCCGGCAGCTCACCCGTGCGCGAGACCGCGACGACGCGTCGGTCGTCGCGCGTGCCGCCCCGGGTCAACGAGAGCACGACGTCGACCATCGTCAGGCCGGCACCCACGACGAGCACGTCGGCGGGGCCGCGGCGGTCGCGGCGCACGACGTCGAGGGCGCCGGGCGCCCAGGGGTCGGGGACGAAGAAGGGCGAGGCGAGCAGCTCGTCGACGGCCCAGTCGTGTCCGGCGGCCGGCAGCCCGGTCGCGACGACGACGCCGTCGGCGGGCAGCTCGTGACCGTCGGCCAGCTGGACCGTCAGGGCGGCACCGGACCGCCGCAGCCCGGTGGCGCGGGTGCGCACGTGCCGCAGCGAGGCGGTCGCCCCGGCGAGCTCGAACGACTCGCGCACCACCTGTTCGAGGTAGCGACCGAACTGGCGCCGTGGCGCGAACGCCGTTGCCTCCGTGGGCGACCCGTGGTCCTGACGGGCACGCCAGGCGACGAAGTGGCCGGGGTCGGCGGGCAGGGCCGTCATGCCGGATGCCGGCACGTTGAGCAGGTGCTCGTCGTCGGTCGTGCCGAACGCGGTGCCGCGGGCCAGCGTGTCGGCGGGGTCGACGACGACGACGTCGACGGCGCTCCCCCGCTGGTGCGACGTGCGGGCGAGGTGCAGGGCGACGAGGCTGCCCGCCGCTCCCCCACCCACGACGACGACGGTCGGCCGGCCGGACCCGTGCAGCATAATTCATTCCCCCCGAGTATGGATTCGGGCACACCCTGCCACAGCCGGGCCCCGCACGGGACGCTACCGCGCGGTCGGGGTGGCGGGTCGCTGCCCCGACGCCCCGGGCGACCTCAGTCGAGCGGGTCGAGGATGCGGTGCAGGAACTGGCGGGCCCGGTCGGTCGAGGGGTCGGTCAACACCTGGGCCGGCGTCCCGCGCTCGACGACCACCCCGCCGTCCATGAAGAGCACCTGGTCGGCCACCTGCTGGGCGAAGCGGATCTCGTGGGTGACGACGACCATGGTCCACCCCTGGGCGGCGAGGTCCTTCATGACCGACAGCACCTCACCGACGAGCTCGGGGTCGAGGGCCGAGGTGGGCTCGTCGAAGAGCATGAGCTTGGGTCGCACCGCGAGCGCGCGGGCGATGCCGACACGCTGCTGCTGACCGCCCGACAGCTGGTAGGGGTAGGCGTCGGCCTTCTCGGCGAGGCCGACGAGGCGCAGCAGTTCGCGCGCCTCGGTCGCGGCCTGCGCCTGGTCGCGGCCGGAGGCGAGCACCGGCCCGGAGGTGACGTTCTGCAGCACCGTCAGGTGCGGGAACAGGTGGTGCGACTGGAACACCATCCCGCTCTGCGCCCGGAGCGCCGCCACCTGCTTCTTCGTCACGGGGGCCCGCCCGAAGTCGACCTCGACGTCACCGATGCGGACGACGCCGGCATCCGGCACGTCGAGGGCGTTGAGCGAGCGCAGCACCGTCGTCTTGCCCGACCCCGACGGGCCGACGACGACGGTGACGCTGCCGGGGGCGACCTCGAAGTCGATCGAGCGCAGCACGTGGTTGTCGCCGAACGACTTGGCGAGGCCTCTGACGGTGACGAGCGGGCCGCTCTGCGGCGCAACGGGATCGGGGCTGACGGGCGTGGTGCTCATGCGGCGACGTACCTGTTCTCTCGGCGTTCGAGGCGGGCCTGGCCGAACGACAGCACGAGGCACACCACCCAGTAGTAGACCGCGGCGACGCCGTAGAGGGCGAAGAACTGGTACGTGGGGGCGGCCGCCTCCTGCGCCACCCGGAGCAGCTCCGTCACCTGGATGGTCGAGGCGAGCGAGGTGTCCTTGACGAGGGAGATGAGGGTGTTGGACAGCGGGGGCACCGCGGTGCGTGCGGCCTGCGGCAGCACGACGCGGCGCAGCGTCGTCGCGTATCCCATGCCGACGGTCGAGGCCGCCTCCCACTGGCCCTTGGGCACCGACAGGATGGCGGAGCGGATGACCTCGGCCGCGTAGCCACCGACGTTGAGGGTGAAGGCGAGCACGGCCGCCGGGAAGGGGTCGAAGCTGAGCCCGAGCGAGGGCAGGCCGTAGTAGATGATGAACAGCTGCAGCAGCAGCGGCGTGCCGCGCACGACGGAGATGTAGAACCGCGCGACGGCCGCCACGGCGCTGACGGACGACAGGCGCATCAGCGCCACGACGAGGGCCAGGATCAGGCCCAGCACGAAGCTGACGAGCGTCAGCGGGATCGTCGAGGTCACCGTCGCCCGCAGCAGCGGGCCCAACGAGTCGACGATCAGGGTGACCGTCTGGTCGTTCACGACGTGGCGCTGGTCGCGGGCGTCCCGGCACCCGACGGGGCGACAGAGACGTCCTCCTTGAAGTACTTCTCGGAGATGCTCTTGAGGGTGCCGTCCTTCTTGAGGTCGGCGAGGGCGGTGTCGACGGCGCCGACGAGGTCACTGCCCTTGCGGGTGGCGATGACCTGCTGCGAGACGTCACCCGTGCTCGCGGCGATCTTGACGGAGGTGTCGCCGGTCGACTTCTGGTAGTCGAGGATGACGAGGTTGTCGTTGACGGTGGCGTCGACGCGCTTCTGCTTGAGCAGCGTGACGGCCTGAGTGAAGCCCTCGACCGACTCGACCTGCGCGCCGGCGTCCTTGGCGACCTGCGCCCAGTTGCTCGTCAGGCTCTGCGCGGACTTCTTGCCGCTGAGGCCGGCGAGCGAGGTGATCGAGCTGTCGTCGGCGCGGGTGGCGACGACGCCCTCGGAGTACGTGTACGTCGTGCTCAGGCCGTAGAGGCCCTCGCGCTGGGGGTTCTTCGTCACCTGGTTGACGACGACGTCGAAGCGCTTGGCCGACAGCCCGGCGAAGATCGCGTCGAACGGGGTCTCGACGTACTCGACCTTGACGCCGAGCTTGTCCGCCACCGCCTTGGCGACGTCGACGTCGTAGCCGGTGAGCGCGTTGCTGCTCGGGTCGTGGAAGGAGAAGGGCGAGTACGTGCCCTCGGTGCCGACCTTGAGGGTGCCGGCCGACTTCACCGCGGCGAGCTCGGAGTCGCCCGAGCCACCCGAACCGCCCGAGCCACCCCCGCAGGCCGCGAGCACGGCGGTGAGGGCGGTGGCGGCGACGGCGGTGAGGACGGTCCTCGAGCGCATGGGGGGTGTCCTTCTTCTCGGGTGGGCGACGACTCGTCGCGGTCGGTTTCGGGGTGGGCCCGCCGTGGTGGCGGCAGACCCGGTCGTCGAGGCGATGCATAAGCACCGGTTGGCATCGGCATAACGATGGCACGCACGACCGAGGGGGTCCAACCGGCCCGACCCCTGGGACATTCCCCGTCCGGGCCCGGCCTCGTCAGGTGGCCCGCTGCCACTCGCGGCTGTGACCGTCGACGACGTAGCCGAGCCGTCGGTTGACGTCGAGCATGGGCCCGTTCGAGGCGGCGTTCCACGTGCGGATCCGGGTGACGTCGGGCAGTGCCTCCGCGACGCGCCGGGCGTTCGCCGCCTTGAGCCGCAGGCCGAGGCCGTGGCCCCGGTGCTCGCGAAGCACGAGCGTGTCCTGCTGGTAGCCGAGGTCGGGGCTCGAGGCGCTGACCGTGACGGTGGTGAAACCGACGAGACGGCCGGAGGCGACGTGCCGGGCGACGGACTCGACGACGCGGCGGCCGGAAGCGCGGGTCGCCTGCTGTGCCCGGCGCAGGCGCTCGACGTCCCAGACCTCCTCCTCGAGGTCGAGGTCGTCGGCCGGGGCATCGGTGCTCATGCGCTGCTGGAGCACCACCCGGTCGGCGTACCAGGCCTCCGGCATCGTGTCGACGAAGAACTCGACGACGTACCCGTCGCCCCCGGACGGCAGGGGGTCGGTCAAGGGGTCGGTCAAGGGACCGAGCAGGCGGCCGAGCAGGGCCGGGTCGACGGGCAACCGCTGCTCGCTGCGCAGCACCTCCTGACCCACCTCGAACCCGTGTCGTCGGGCGAAGGGCTCCGCGGTGTCGGTGCTCCCGGCCGCCCACTCCGTCTCGACCCGCAGGACGCCGCGGCCCTCGGCCGCGGCCACGCGCTCGGCCTCCGCCAGCAGCGTCGACCCGACGCCGCGGCCCCGCGACGACGGGTCGACGGAGAGCCAGAGCAGCGCCGTGTCACGGTTGTCGTGGACCGGCAGCATGAGCTCGAGCGCACCGACGAGGCGGCCGTCGACGAGGGCGGCCCGGTCGATGCGGCGCTTGTCGCCCGACCGGTGCAGCTCGCGGACCTCCTCGAGGGTCCAGGCGCTGCTGCCCTCGCCGAACAGCTCGACCTGAACCGAGGCGTGCACCCCGATCCAGTCCTGGGCGGCGGCGTCCTGCTCCGGGTCGTGGTCGGCGAGGAGGTCGATCGGGACGACCTGGACGTCGGCGGGCTCGGTCATGCGGTCAGTCTGGACCGCAGGCGTCCCGTCGCGCCACGCCGTATCCCGGGGCACCGGACCGGCACCGGACCGGCACCGGACCGGCACCCCACGACCACCGCTCGGCGGGGTTACCGTCGCGGCGTGGAACCCCTCACGCACCTCGTCTACCTCGTCGGCCCGCCGGCGGTGGGCAAGCTCACCGTCGCGCGCGAGGTCGAACGGCGCACCGGCGCGGTCGTCGTCGACAACCACCTGGTCAACGACCCGGTCTTCGTGCCTGCGGGGGTGGGCCGCGGTCGAGGCATCGAGGGCACCGACGCGCTGCGGCTGCGCGTGCTCGACATCGTCATGGAGGCGGCCGAGCTCGCCCCGCCGGAGGTCAGCCACGTCTTCACGCACTGGCTGCCCGACACCCCGCAGAACGCCGCCCTCGTCGAGCGGCTGCGCTACCTCGCGGGGCGGCGGGGGGCTCACTTCCTGCCCGTCTGGCTCGAGGCCGACCGGGAGGTGCTCCTGCGCAGGGTCGTCGGAGCCGACCGCGCCGCCCGGGCCAAGCTGCGCGACGCCGAGGTGCTGCGCCCGCTGCTCGAGGTCCCCACGCTGCCACCACCACCGGATGCCGTCGTGGTCGACACCACCGACCTCCTGCCCGCGGACGTGGCGGGCAGGATCGTCGGCCGGCTGCCGACGGACGCCACCCCCGAGGGCGTCCGTCGGTAGCGGGTTCAGCGCTCCTGGCGGGCCATCCACTGCCAGATCGAGGTATTGCCCATGCGGGGGTCGTTGCGCGCCACGTAGATCCACGACCAGTGGCCGCTGTAGCGGTAGCCGTTCCACGTCACGTTCTCGTACAGGGTCTTCTTCGCCCCGGGGATGAGCTGTGAGGCGAGCACGGTGTTGGGCTCCGGGGCGACCGTCGTGTCGTCCAGCGACGTGACGAGCCACGTCGGCGTCGTGATGCCGCGCAGCTCGCGGTCGGTGACGAGGCGCACGCCCGACGGCCCGAAGGGCTGCACGACACCGCAGATCGGCACCGACGCCGCGAACAGACCCTTGTAGAGGGCGGTCAGCTTGAGCGTCATGAACCCGCCGTTGCTGCAGCCGGCGACGTAGATGCGGTCGCGGTCGACCCGGTGCTGGCGGGCCACCTCGTCGACGATCTCCTTGATGAGCGGCGCGTACCGGTCGCCGTCCTCGATCCAGAACGAGAACGCCTGCGGCGCGACGACGTACGCGTCGCCGAAGATGCGCTGCGCCTCCTCGGTCGCGAAGCCGAGGGCACCTCGGTTGGCCCGCAGGGTCGTCTCGTTGTCATAGTAGTCGTCGACGAGCGAGCCGCCCTCGCCGCCGCCGTGCAGCCACACGATGAGCGGCTTCTTCGCCTTCGACGTCGTGGCCGGCGAGTAGAGGCGGTACTTCATGTCCGACTTCGACACGTGGTACGAGAAGGCGTCCACCTCGCGGTCGCGCAGCCGACCCTGGCGGAACGACGCGAAGGTGAGCGGGGAGCCGTCGCCCTGGCGCAGCGGCGCCTGCTGCGTGATCGTGTACTCGAGGTCGAGCTGGACGTTGCGGCCCCGGTTGGCGAAGTAGCCGAGCGTGCCACCACCGGCGAGGCCCTCCGCGGTGCGCAGGTCGAGGACGATGTCGCCGCGCGAGTCGAAGCGGGCCGCGACGACCTCGCGGTCGACGTCGTAGAGGCCGAACATCCGCTCGCCCTCCCCGAGCGGGATCGGGCTGGTGGAGGTGGCGTGCACCGCGAAGGTCTCGGTCGTCAGGCTGGCCGGGTCGATCGCCGCGAGCCCCGAGGTGTCGAGGGTCACCGAGGTCACCTGCTCGCCGCCGTCGAGCACGGTCGCGTCGAGGACGAAGCGCAGCGGTCGCGACGCGGCCGTGGCCGTGGCCGTCGCCGCGTGCGCCGACAGACCGGGCAGGACGGCCGGGATCGCGAGACCGGCGGCGGCCGCGCCGAAGAGGACGGACCGGCGCGGGAGATGGGCCGGGACGGGGTGGGACATCGAAGCTCCTGTGGTTCGACGGAATCAGGTCAGGCGCAGTCAAACGGGGCGAACCCCTTACGTCAATAGCCCTTCCATAAGGGGACGGACAGGGGGTGCCGGTGGGCCCGGCGCCGCTACCATCGCGCCATGACCGCCTCCGCGGGCCCCGCCGTCGCCCGCGACATCAACACGGCCGCCGTGCTCGAGGTGCTGCAGTCCGACGGCCCGCTCAGCCAGGCCGAGCTCGTCCGCCGCACGGGGCTGGCCCGGCCCACGGTGGCCGCCATCGCCCGCACCCTGCTGCACCACGGCGTCGCCGAGGCCGCCGGGCCCGACCCCAGGTCGACGACGGGCCGCCCCGGCATCCTCATCGCGTTCCGCCCCGCGTGCGCCGTCGCGGCCGTCGTGCGCCTGCTCCCCCACGGCATCGACGCCCGGCTCGTCGACGCCGGCGGCCGGACCCACGGCACCGTGACGGTGGCCAACCCGGAGGTCGCCGCGACGACCCTGCCGCTCGTCGCCGCGCTGCTGCGCGACCTCGCCGACGAGCAGCACCTCGACCGGCCGACGAGCGTCAGCCTGCTGCTCGCCGGCCGGCTCGACCCCGTGACGCAGTGCGTCGTCGGCAGCGCCCTCGACCCCGGTCCGGTCCCCCTCGACGACGTGGAGGCCGCCCTCTCGGCGCCCGTCACGGTGCTCAACCCCACGGCATCCGCCGCCCTCGGGGTGGCCCGCACGGGACTGCACCGCGACGCCCTCGTCGTCTTCGTCGACCACGGCGTCGGGGTCGGGGTCGTCAGCGGTGGGCGGGTGCTGCAGGGCGCGACGGGGGCGGTCGGTGAGGTGGGGCACAGCCGGGTCAC
This is a stretch of genomic DNA from Terracoccus luteus. It encodes these proteins:
- a CDS encoding FAD/NAD(P)-binding protein — its product is MLHGSGRPTVVVVGGGAAGSLVALHLARTSHQRGSAVDVVVVDPADTLARGTAFGTTDDEHLLNVPASGMTALPADPGHFVAWRARQDHGSPTEATAFAPRRQFGRYLEQVVRESFELAGATASLRHVRTRATGLRRSGAALTVQLADGHELPADGVVVATGLPAAGHDWAVDELLASPFFVPDPWAPGALDVVRRDRRGPADVLVVGAGLTMVDVVLSLTRGGTRDDRRVVAVSRTGELPAVHAEEQQLAAIPDVDDWGGTLDELRRHVERYVGRVSGSTGDWRPAMDGLRFRVSELWQRLSEADRAAFLAHDAGRWNRHRHRMPPSSAAVLRGLADAGRLEQRTGRVTDAEPLPTGGLRVTLDDGSSVEAGWVVNCTGPALDVTRLADPLLDDLLTPRGGVALARTATAGMGLRTRDARLLDSTGRADAPVWTLGALRRGELWESTAVPEIRSQAVAVAVAVLDAVAPQPRRLEDGRLVSGQHPVARPRDPLGLPLSTTAEAATRYNAGLERVMRLQSGGEELLREAAALDPDFALAHAALAMLGHEAGADTDVDASLQAARRAVLRRGDDRERSLVDVVGRRVDDTRHEGARALMNHIARHPRDVLAVSAAVPTIAFSGVTDIQQEAWDLVDGLAPAYGDHWWYISLLAFTRQDQGRFEEAGLLAESALFCEPSSGHAVHAQTHVLYETGRHEAGRVWLDHWVAESGREASHRAHFSWHAALHELATGDTEAVRRRYYSQLAPPTVTGVRALVDSASLLWRWRITTSDWDAATGGSAFVGESAPPPVQSVLDAAGPGLVDRPETPFVALHSALALAAAGDLGRLAALRRHCASASDPTVRTVVATVCDGLLAAGEGDWDTAALVLGDLQPQLVRVGGSAAQREVVEETLLFALVSSGRAEAAARLLDARLDRRPSPLDARRRGSLLGAAASGR
- a CDS encoding amino acid ABC transporter ATP-binding protein, with protein sequence MSTTPVSPDPVAPQSGPLVTVRGLAKSFGDNHVLRSIDFEVAPGSVTVVVGPSGSGKTTVLRSLNALDVPDAGVVRIGDVEVDFGRAPVTKKQVAALRAQSGMVFQSHHLFPHLTVLQNVTSGPVLASGRDQAQAATEARELLRLVGLAEKADAYPYQLSGGQQQRVGIARALAVRPKLMLFDEPTSALDPELVGEVLSVMKDLAAQGWTMVVVTHEIRFAQQVADQVLFMDGGVVVERGTPAQVLTDPSTDRARQFLHRILDPLD
- a CDS encoding amino acid ABC transporter permease, whose product is MNDQTVTLIVDSLGPLLRATVTSTIPLTLVSFVLGLILALVVALMRLSSVSAVAAVARFYISVVRGTPLLLQLFIIYYGLPSLGLSFDPFPAAVLAFTLNVGGYAAEVIRSAILSVPKGQWEAASTVGMGYATTLRRVVLPQAARTAVPPLSNTLISLVKDTSLASTIQVTELLRVAQEAAAPTYQFFALYGVAAVYYWVVCLVLSFGQARLERRENRYVAA
- a CDS encoding amino acid ABC transporter substrate-binding protein, coding for MRSRTVLTAVAATALTAVLAACGGGSGGSGGSGDSELAAVKSAGTLKVGTEGTYSPFSFHDPSSNALTGYDVDVAKAVADKLGVKVEYVETPFDAIFAGLSAKRFDVVVNQVTKNPQREGLYGLSTTYTYSEGVVATRADDSSITSLAGLSGKKSAQSLTSNWAQVAKDAGAQVESVEGFTQAVTLLKQKRVDATVNDNLVILDYQKSTGDTSVKIAASTGDVSQQVIATRKGSDLVGAVDTALADLKKDGTLKSISEKYFKEDVSVAPSGAGTPATSATS
- a CDS encoding GNAT family N-acetyltransferase, which codes for MTEPADVQVVPIDLLADHDPEQDAAAQDWIGVHASVQVELFGEGSSAWTLEEVRELHRSGDKRRIDRAALVDGRLVGALELMLPVHDNRDTALLWLSVDPSSRGRGVGSTLLAEAERVAAAEGRGVLRVETEWAAGSTDTAEPFARRHGFEVGQEVLRSEQRLPVDPALLGRLLGPLTDPLTDPLPSGGDGYVVEFFVDTMPEAWYADRVVLQQRMSTDAPADDLDLEEEVWDVERLRRAQQATRASGRRVVESVARHVASGRLVGFTTVTVSASSPDLGYQQDTLVLREHRGHGLGLRLKAANARRVAEALPDVTRIRTWNAASNGPMLDVNRRLGYVVDGHSREWQRAT
- a CDS encoding AAA family ATPase encodes the protein MEPLTHLVYLVGPPAVGKLTVAREVERRTGAVVVDNHLVNDPVFVPAGVGRGRGIEGTDALRLRVLDIVMEAAELAPPEVSHVFTHWLPDTPQNAALVERLRYLAGRRGAHFLPVWLEADREVLLRRVVGADRAARAKLRDAEVLRPLLEVPTLPPPPDAVVVDTTDLLPADVAGRIVGRLPTDATPEGVRR
- a CDS encoding prolyl oligopeptidase family serine peptidase, producing the protein MSHPVPAHLPRRSVLFGAAAAGLAIPAVLPGLSAHAATATATAASRPLRFVLDATVLDGGEQVTSVTLDTSGLAAIDPASLTTETFAVHATSTSPIPLGEGERMFGLYDVDREVVAARFDSRGDIVLDLRTAEGLAGGGTLGYFANRGRNVQLDLEYTITQQAPLRQGDGSPLTFASFRQGRLRDREVDAFSYHVSKSDMKYRLYSPATTSKAKKPLIVWLHGGGEGGSLVDDYYDNETTLRANRGALGFATEEAQRIFGDAYVVAPQAFSFWIEDGDRYAPLIKEIVDEVARQHRVDRDRIYVAGCSNGGFMTLKLTALYKGLFAASVPICGVVQPFGPSGVRLVTDRELRGITTPTWLVTSLDDTTVAPEPNTVLASQLIPGAKKTLYENVTWNGYRYSGHWSWIYVARNDPRMGNTSIWQWMARQER
- a CDS encoding ROK family transcriptional regulator, whose protein sequence is MTASAGPAVARDINTAAVLEVLQSDGPLSQAELVRRTGLARPTVAAIARTLLHHGVAEAAGPDPRSTTGRPGILIAFRPACAVAAVVRLLPHGIDARLVDAGGRTHGTVTVANPEVAATTLPLVAALLRDLADEQHLDRPTSVSLLLAGRLDPVTQCVVGSALDPGPVPLDDVEAALSAPVTVLNPTASAALGVARTGLHRDALVVFVDHGVGVGVVSGGRVLQGATGAVGEVGHSRVTDSDRRCECGRIGCLETVTAGWYIRSRAAELLGADAARVATAGATVAQLHDLHHPGVDALLDEAAERLGLATSWLVNTLNPASVLLGGTPFVAGAHRFRDVFAGAVRAHSLPSHTEGLLIDLADPTADLDGATAAALDRLTVLGGVPVRRPTGAAARVPQA